In a genomic window of Gemmatimonadaceae bacterium:
- a CDS encoding DUF72 domain-containing protein, with amino-acid sequence MTLHDATSRFTTVNDHIYVGTQGWNYEAWIGPFYPANTRPADFLSVYSRAFDSVEVDSTFYGVPAATTLDSWAHRTPPGFVFSLKMPQEVTHEQRLRNATGVSGQFYERIRELGAKLGPVLVQLGPDFEPNELPALVDFIGRLPDDIRFAVEFRHRGWITEGILALLRDRNIALALVEGRWIPRRTMLALTRRPTADFIYVRWMGPHRDLVDYSRVQVDRSREIEAWTNAMLEIAGQVKAVYCYIANTFTGHSPSTARDLQRRVGQTPVDPEKLGEQLSLF; translated from the coding sequence TTGACATTGCACGACGCGACGAGCCGATTCACGACCGTGAACGATCACATTTACGTCGGGACGCAGGGCTGGAACTACGAGGCATGGATCGGCCCATTCTACCCGGCGAACACGAGGCCGGCCGACTTTCTATCGGTGTACTCGCGCGCCTTCGATTCGGTCGAAGTGGATTCAACCTTCTATGGGGTGCCTGCCGCTACGACGCTCGACTCATGGGCGCATCGCACGCCGCCGGGATTCGTGTTCTCGCTCAAGATGCCGCAGGAGGTGACGCACGAGCAGCGGCTCCGCAATGCCACGGGAGTTTCCGGGCAATTCTACGAGCGGATCCGCGAGCTGGGCGCGAAGCTCGGGCCCGTTCTCGTTCAGCTTGGACCGGACTTCGAGCCCAACGAGCTCCCGGCGCTCGTCGACTTCATCGGCCGCCTGCCCGATGACATCCGGTTCGCGGTCGAGTTTCGCCATCGCGGCTGGATCACCGAGGGAATCCTGGCACTCCTGCGCGACCGGAACATTGCGCTCGCACTCGTCGAGGGCCGGTGGATTCCCCGCAGGACGATGCTGGCGCTCACGCGCCGGCCCACTGCGGACTTCATCTATGTCCGCTGGATGGGGCCGCACCGCGATCTGGTCGACTATTCACGGGTGCAGGTGGATCGCTCGCGCGAAATCGAAGCATGGACCAATGCGATGCTGGAGATCGCCGGTCAGGTGAAAGCTGTCTACTGCTACATCGCCAACACTTTTACCGGCCATAGCCCATCCACCGCGCGCGACCTCCAGCGGAGGGTGGGGCAAACCCCGGTCGATCCGGAGAAGCTGGGCGAGCAGTTGTCGCTGTTCTAG
- a CDS encoding SURF1 family protein, which produces MKVGSSLVVLVAVVVTAVFVRLGLWQLDRLHERQRVNAGLASRAVAPPVPISQLPTDTANAHYRRVSVQGAYDYANETVLTLRSRDGSPGVNIVTPVRLPSTDTAVLVVRGWVYSPNGMTVDLTRWREAPELNGSGFVETYPPARQGANASPSHSNAYRWLDRQELEKRFRYPLKPFYVVLTSPPADTTKDTPPRLNVPPMDEGPHKSYAIQWFSFAAISIIGTILFLRRK; this is translated from the coding sequence ATGAAAGTCGGCTCCAGTCTGGTCGTACTGGTTGCAGTCGTTGTCACGGCTGTGTTCGTTCGCCTTGGGCTGTGGCAGCTCGACCGCCTGCATGAGCGGCAACGCGTGAACGCCGGCCTGGCGAGCCGGGCAGTGGCCCCGCCGGTGCCGATTTCACAGTTGCCCACCGATACAGCCAACGCGCATTATCGTCGCGTTTCCGTGCAGGGTGCCTACGATTACGCCAATGAAACGGTCCTTACTCTGAGGTCGCGCGACGGGTCGCCGGGAGTCAACATAGTCACGCCCGTGCGGCTTCCATCGACCGACACCGCCGTGCTCGTCGTACGGGGATGGGTCTACTCGCCGAACGGAATGACCGTGGATCTCACGAGGTGGCGGGAGGCGCCAGAGCTCAACGGAAGCGGGTTCGTGGAAACGTATCCGCCCGCCCGACAGGGAGCTAACGCGTCGCCGAGTCACAGCAATGCATACCGCTGGCTCGATCGGCAGGAGCTGGAGAAGCGCTTTCGCTATCCCCTCAAGCCGTTCTACGTCGTGCTGACATCGCCACCGGCCGATACGACGAAGGACACGCCCCCTCGTCTGAACGTCCCGCCCATGGACGAAGGCCCGCACAAGTCCTACGCAATTCAGTGGTTTTCCTTTGCGGCCATCTCTATTATTGGAACAATCCTCTTTCTGAGACGGAAATGA